One Neisseria sp. Marseille-Q5346 genomic region harbors:
- a CDS encoding helix-turn-helix transcriptional regulator, with translation MVNKLTPPPSLPDPQDLRAVIAYNMRLYRVNHGWSQEELARQCGLDRTYVSAIERKRWNIALSNIEKIASALKIAPYKLLLPPQEMLRQMTEPADTQA, from the coding sequence ATGGTCAACAAACTCACTCCCCCTCCAAGCCTGCCCGATCCGCAAGACCTCCGCGCCGTTATCGCTTACAACATGCGCCTCTATCGCGTTAATCACGGCTGGTCGCAAGAAGAACTGGCGCGTCAATGCGGACTTGACCGCACCTACGTTTCCGCCATCGAGCGCAAACGCTGGAACATCGCCCTTTCTAACATTGAAAAAATCGCATCCGCGCTTAAAATCGCCCCTTACAAACTCCTCCTTCCGCCGCAAGAAATGCTCCGCCAAATGACCGAGCCTGCCGACACCCAAGCCTAA